The Streptomyces sp. NBC_00659 genomic interval CACAACAAGGTCGGCTCCGTGATGACCGCGGACGTCGTCCGCGCCGAGTCCGGCACACCGTTCAAGGAGGTGGCCCGGCTGCTGGCGGGCAGCGTCGATGTCTCGGTGACGGAAGGCGTTGTCACGTTCACCGGGCACATGGAACGCAAGAGCGAGACGGAGATCGCCGTGTCCATGACCCGCCGGATCGACGGCGTGGTCCACGTGTTCAGCAAGCTCACCCATCGGCTGGACGACGCACACCTGCGCCCCGACGATCGCGCACCGCACGGCGTGGCCGAGGACTGGCTGCGCCGGTTGTGAGAGGAGGCGGACCGCCATGACCGATACCGTGTTGGTCACCTACGGAACGACGAACGGATCAACGGCGCAGATCGCCGAAGCCGTCGCCGACATCCTGCGCAAGGACGGACTGACCGTCGAGTCGCGGCCGGCCCGGTCCGTGACAGGCGTGGCGCCGTACGGCGCCGTGGTGGTCGGCGGCGCGCTCTACGCGGGCCGCTGGCACAAGGACGCACGCCGGTTCGTCCGCCGGCACCGCGTCGAACTCGCGGAGCGTCCGGTGTGGTTCTTCAGCAGCGGACCGCTCGACGCCTCCGCCGCCGAGCGGGACATCCCGCCCGTCCGCGGCGTGCAGCGCACCATGGTCCGACTGGACGTCCGGGAACACGTCACCTTCGGAGGGCGCCTGGAGGAAGGCGCCAAGGGACGGATGGCGGGGATGATCCTCCGCTCCGGGAAGGGCGGCGACTTCCGGGACTTCGGCGCGATCGAGGCCTGGGCGCACCGCATCGCCGAGGCACTGGCGCACACATAGGGGAGGGGAGGGGAGGAGTGGTTCCGGCCCTTTCAGGCCGGCCCGGGTGCCCGGCGCGGGCCGGGCACCCGGGCCGGCCTCATGGCGTCGTCCGGGCCGGCACCACGCAACGGGGCAGGCGGCCTTGTGGGAGTGCTTGGGCCGGAGTGAGGAGAACGACGTCTTCTCCTGCTGAGCACCGAGGCAGCTGAGGATCTACGGCAAGGACCGTTCGTCGAGCGATGGGGCCGGACGGCCCAAGCGGATCGGAAGAAGACGGGACAAGCTGGATGTATGGGGCAGGCGCCCGCGAGGAGCCCGAACAGCTGATCGCCGATCTCACCGACGGTCTCGGTGCGGACGAGGACGGACCAGCGCGGTACCGCTCTGTCCGGTGAGAGACGAGAAGGCACATGTACGCCAACGACGGATTCCGCGAACTCGACCGGCAGGAGTGCCTGGCCCTGCTGGCCACCGTGCCCGTGGGGCGCATCGTGTACACGCGGCAGGCGTTGCCCGCCGTCCTGCCGGTCAGCTTCTGCCTGGACCGTGACGGCGCGATGGTGGTGAACACCTCGGCCTCTTCGGAACTGGCGGGCGCGATCGACGGAGCCGTGGTGGCCCTCGAGGCCGACGACCTCGACGCTGCCGCACATTCCGGCTGGAGCGTCGTGGCCATGGGGTTGGCCACCCTCGTGACCGATCCCGTCGAGCACGCACGACTTCTGAGGACCGGGCCGCTTTCCTGGGCGCCGGCGCCGCAGGAGGTCTTCGTGCGCATCGCCCAAGGGCTGGTCACCGGACGTGAACTCGTGGGCGGACACACCGTGTACGGCGTGCGTCCCCCTTCCTGAACGTCCGTCGCCACCTTCGCCAGGACCTCGTCACCCTGTCCCGTCCCCGACCGAACGGCCCCTGGAACAGGGGCCGTTCGGCGTCCCTTCGGACCTCCCGGCTTCTGCCCGGGGTGATGGCCCACGAGGAGCATCGTCGGAGGAGGTCGGCGCGTCGCACGAGCGTCGCCTCCGCCGAACGGTCACTCATCGAAGGGACGGGTACGGTCATGACCTCACATCACATAGTCGTCGGGGTGGACGGCTCTCTGATTTCCGTACGGGCGCTGGACTGGGCCGCGGCCGAGGCCGTACGGCACGGCACAGGCCTGCGCGTGCTGTACGCGGTTCCCGACCGGGACGAGGCCGCACCGGTGCTGGGCAACGCCGTGTCACGCACACGTGCGCGGCATCCGGAACTGCCGGTGGAGGCCATTGCGACGGAGGAAAGCGCGGCACATGCGTTGGCCCGCGAGAGCGCGGACGCGGTCCTGACCGTCGTGGGCACACGTGGCTTGGGCGCGTTGACCGGCCCGGCGTTCGGTTCGGTGAGCCTGAGGCTGGCCGCGCTCGCTCAAGGACCGCTCCTGGTCGTCCGCGGGGACCACCCGTGCGACGACGGGCAGGACGTCGTCCTCGGACTGGCGGACGACACGGACGTGCCGGCGGCGGAATACGCCTTCCAGGAGGCCGAGCGGCGCGGTGCGAGGCTCCGTGTCCTGCATTCCTGGAGCCATCGGCACATCACCCCCGAACTTCCCTCCCTCATACCGACGTGCGGTCCGGGCCAGGAACACAAGGTCAGGGAGGCCCGGGAGGCCGGGGCAGAGGAGGCCGTACCCCGCTACGCCCTCACCCAACTGCGGGACCGGCACCCCGGAGTCATCGTGGAGACCCGGACGGTCCGCGCCGCTCCCGCGGACGAACTGCTGACAGCGACCCGGAAGGCTGCCGTGGTCGTCATCGGCGCCCACCGCCGTACCGGTGTGCTCGGCCCGCGCCTGGGGCCGGTCGCCCACACGCTCTTGCGCCGGGCGCACTGCCCGGTGGTCGTCGTGCCCCAGGTCGGTTGAGCGGGCGGACGGCCGGAAGCGCGTGCCGGGTGAAGACGATCCCCCCAGGACACGCGCCTTCGCACAGGTGCCGACGGTCCCCGGCGTGGACCGAACAGCCCTCGCACCTCGGTGACCTATCGACGGTGCATGGTCTCCAGAGCCGCCGCCAGTACGTGCGGGTCGTGGTGGCCCTTGTAGACCTGCGGCGGATGCTTGTCCAGCTTCAGGAGCTGCGCCACCGCCGTCCAGGCGGTGCGTACGGAGTACTCGACGGTGAAGACGACATCGTCGGGCACCTCGGCGAACTGCCCGATGAAGGCGAGGTTGACCGCTCCCTTCGGGACCACTCGGGGCCGGTCGTCGCGGCGACGGGCCAGGAACTGGCTGGTGATGTACGGCATCACACAGGGCACGACGGTGGAGGTCTCCAGGATCCGCGCCGCCGTCCGCTCGTCGAACGGAAGGTGGTGCAGGACCTCTTCGAGGATCTCGCGGCCCGTGCACATGGTCATCGGCTTGGGCGTGTTGTTGCCGGCGCGGCCGGGGAACAGGCCGTAGCCCCACCAGACGCCGACGTCCTCCGGCTGGTCGCGGTAGACGGGCTGGCGGTTGGCGACGATGGTGAGCAGCCAGTTGGACTCGGTGAAGGTCATCAGACCGCCTCGGCCGGCCGGACGCCCGCTGAACTCCTCGAGCGCCTTCAGGAAGGCGGGGTCTTTGGTGGTGACCGTGAACGACTCCCAGCGGGACTCCTTCACGTGTTTGTCGAAGGCGTCGGGGTTGCCGAAGTCGTCGCGGCCACGGGCCAGCCGGTGCCACAGGAGCCAGGCGTCCGAGCGATGCGGAGCCGGCGGAGGTGCGGAGGTGTGCGATCCGAGACTGGAGGCGTCGGTCATGGATCCGTTGGTGACGAGGACCAGGTCCTCGGGTGCGACGGTGACCTCTTCGTCGAAGCCGCCTCGGTTCAGGTGGATCGTCTCGACCGTGCCGCTCCCGATGCCCGGGGTGAAGCCGAGGTCGGTGACGTGGCAGCCGGTGTGCACGGTGACGCCGCGCTCCTGGAGCCAGGCGGTCAGGGGCCGGACGACGGAGTCGTACTGGTTGTAGCGGGTCCGGTGGATGCCCGACATGGACGCGAACTCGGAGAACAGGTGGACGAAGCGCCTCAGATAGCGGCGGAACTCGATCGCGCTGTGCCAGGGCTGGAAGGCGAACGTGGTGCACCACATGAACCAGAAGGTGGTGGTGAAGAAGTGCTCGCCGAAGCAGTCGGTGATCCGCTTGCCGTCCAGGTGCGCTTCGGGGGTGGCCAGGCAGCGGACCAGCTCCAGCCGGTCACGTTCGGAGAAGCCCATCGAGGTCGTGTCGACGATCTTGCCGTCCCCGTCGACGAGCCGGGCGATGTCGTCCCAGGCGAAGTCCTCATGTCCGGCCAGGATCTCCTCGGTCACCGAGACGGCGGGGTCGTCGAGGCTGGGAATGCCGGACAGCAGGTCGTAGGTGCAGCGGAACTCGGCTTCGAACATGCGCCCGCCGCGCATGGTGTAGCCGGCGTCCGGCGTGCCGCCCGCGTCCAGGCTGCCGCCGAGGGTCCGTTGTTCCTCGAAGAGGTGAATGTCGGAACCGTCGAAGCCGCCATCTCTGATCAGGAACGTCGCCGCGGCCAGGGCCGCGATCCCGCTGCCCACCAGATATGCCTTCGCCATCACACAACTCCTCGTTCTCGCCGGTCGATCGGGTGCCGCGCCTCCCACGGTTCCCTACCGCCCGGTGGTGTGTCAGGGGCCGTTGGTCACCTCATCGGTCCGGACGGCCCTGAACCGGTCCGGGCGTTGCCGCTCGCGGGTGCGGACAGCGGCGGCCCGGCCGGTGCGCCGTGACCGGCCGGGCCTGTCGTCACATGGGGGATCACGGCGTACGGGAGTCTTCCGCCCCGCTGCCGGGTCCCGCGGTGGTATCCGACCCGTCGGCTGTGCCGCGCCAGGGCGGGGCCGTCGTCCGGCGTCCGTTGTTCCAGGCCGGGGCGGCCTTGTCGGTCTGGGGTTCAGCCCGCGGTGTCGGGCAGCCACTGGTCTGGGCCGAAGACCTCGTACCGGATGCGTCGCGCGGGAACCCCGGCGCCGAGCAGCTGTCCGCGTACGTCTCGCATGAAGGGCAGCGGACCGCACAGGAACACCGCGGCGTTGTAGGGGAGTTCGGTGTTGCTCAGGTCCATCAGGCCGGTACGGGCGTCGGGTTCCTCCGGCCACGGCGGGCAGGGTGGCCCGTACGAGGGCGGCGGATTCCGCGGACAGCATGGAAGCTCCTGGGAAGGCGAGGTGAAGGGCGGGGAAGGGGGCGGGTTCGGTCAGGCCGTCTCAGTTCGCCGGAACGGTGCCACCGGTCTCCACGCCGTGGCCGTAATAGGCCGCACGCATCAGCTCCGCCATGTCGTCGAGCATCGGCATCCGGGGGTTGGCGGGCGCGCACTGGTCCTCGTAGGCGTTGAGGGCCTGCTGGGGCAGGGCGTCGAGGAAGGCGTGCTCGTCGACGCCGAGGGACCGGAAGGTCGGTTCGATGCCCACCGCGTCGCGGAGCCGCTCCACCGCCGAGGCGAGCGCTTCGACGCCCTCGGCCGGGGTGGCGGCGGGCAGACCGAGGGTGCGGGCGATGTCCTGGAAGCGTTCGGGGGCGCGGTAGCTCTCGTACTTGGGCCAGCCGGTGAGCTTGGTGGGAATGGTCCCGTTGTAGCGGATGACGTGCGGCAGCAGTACGGCGTTGGTGCGGCCGTGCGCGACGTGGAAGGTGGCGCCGAGCGTGTGGGACATCGCGTGGACGATGCCGAGGAAGGCGTTGCCGAACGCCATGCCGGCGATGGTCCCGGCGTTGTGCATCTTCTCCTGGGCCTCCGGCCGGGCCGCGCGGTCGTTCACCGCCGCCTCGATGTTCTCGAAGATCATCCGGATCGCGTGCAGGGCGAGGCCGTCGGTGAAGTCGTTGGCGTAGACGGAGACATACGACTCGATGGCGTGGGTGAGGGCGTCGAAACCGCTGTCGGCGGCCAGTGCCCGGGGCAGCGCGGTGGTGAGGAGCGGGTCGATGACGGCCACGCTGGGGGTGAGCGCGTAGTCGGCCAGCGGGTACTTCTTGCCGGTGACGGGGTCGGAGATGACGGCGAACGGGGTCACTTCGGCGCCGGTGCCGGAGGTGGTGGGGACGCACACCAGGCGGGCGAGCTTGCCGAGCACGGGGAAGCGGAAGGCGCGCTTGCGGATGTCGGAGAACTTGTGCCGCATGTCGGCGAAGTCGACGTCCTTGCCCTCGGCCTGCTGTTCGTACAGCAGCCACATCACCTTGGCCGCGTCCATGGGGGAGCCGCCGCCGAGGGCGATGATGGTGTCCGGGCGGAAGTCGCCCATCAGACGGGCGCCGCGCCGGACGGAGTCGATGCTCGGCTCGGGTTCGACGTTGTCGATGACCTGGATGGTGACCGGCTCGCGGTGTCGCCGCAGTACGCGCTCGACCCGGTCGACGAGGCCGAGGCGGGTCATGGTCGCGTCGGTGACGACGGTGACGCGGTGCACGTCCGGCATGGAGGCGAGGTAGCGGATGGCCCCCGGCTCGAAGTAGATCTTCGGCGGGACCTTGAACCACTGCAGGTTGTTGCGACGCATGGAGACGCGCTTGATGTTCAGCAACTGGGCGGCGGAGACGTTGTTGGACACCGACGTGCTGCCCCAGGAACCGCAGCCGAGCGTCAGCGACGGCAGCAGGCTGTTGTAGATGCCGCCGATGGCGCCTTGCGAGGACGGGGCGTTGACGATGATCCGCACGGTCTTCATACGCCTTCCGTACGACTCCGCCAGCGCGAGGTCCCGGGTGTGGATGACGGCGCTGTGGCCCTGGCCGTGGAAGGCGACCATGTCGGCGGCCAGGTCGAAGCCCTGCTGCTCGGAGCCGGCGCGCAGGACGGCGAGGACCGGGCAGAGCTTCTCGCGGGTGAGGGGCTCGTCGGGGCCGACCCGGGCCGCCTCGACCAGGATGAGGGAGGTGTCGGCGGGGACGGCGAAGCCCGCCTGCTCGGCGATCCATGCCGGACTCTGCCCGACGGCCGCGGAGTTGACCTTGGGCTCGCAGCCCGCGCCCGCTGCGCCGACGGGGAACAGGAAGGCTTCCAACTTCGCCTTCTCCTCGGCGGTGGCCAAGTGGGCGTGCAGGACGCGGAATTCGGCGAGGACCGCGTCGTAGATCTCCTCGTCCAGGATGACGGCCTGTTCGGAGGCGCAGATCATGCCGTTGTCGAACGACTTGGACAGCACCAGGTCGTTGACGGCCCGGCGCAGATCCGCGCTCCGGTGGACGTAGGCGGGGACGTTGCCGGCGCCCACGCCGAGGGCGGGCTTGCCGGCCGAATAGGCAGCCTTGACCATGGCGTTGCCGCCGGTGGCGAGGATCAGCGAGACACCCGGGTGCCGCATCAGCGTGCCGGTCGCCGCGACGGACGGGGTCTCGATCCACTGCACGCAGCCCTCCGGCGCACCCGCGGCCACCGCCGCGTCGCGCACGATGCGGGCCGCCTCGGCGCTGCAGCGCTGGGCGGAGGGATGGAAGGCGAACACGATCGGGTTGCGGGTCTTCAGCGCCATCAGCGCCTTGAAGACGGTGGTGGAGGTCGGGTTGGTGACCGGGGTGATCGCACACACCACGCCGACCGGCTCGGCCACCTCGGTCATGTCGTCGATGTCGTCGCGGGCGATGACGCCGACGGTCTTCATCGGGCCCATGCTGTGCGTGACGTACTCGCAGGCGAACATGTTCTTGGCCGCCTTGTCCTCGAAGACGCCACGCCCGGTCTCCTCCACCGCGAGCCGCGCGAGCTTCGTGTGCTGGTCCAGCGCGGCGACCGAGGCCTTCTTCACGATGTGGTCGACCTGTTCCTGATCGAGTGCCTCGTAGTCGGCGAGTGCCTTGAGCCCGGTCGTCACCAGGCCGTCCACCGCTACGGCGATGTCGGACGGCGCGGCTGCGGGGTCGGTGGTCGCGCTGCGGTCGTCGTGGCGGGTCATGGGGGCGAGCCTCCGTCGTCGAAAGGGCGGCACCGCGCGATCGGCGGCGCGGGGTGGGAGCAGCACCGCGAGGGACGGTGGCCGGTAGCGCTCACACCGGCAGCGTCTCTCGTCAGCCGTGTTCCACCCAGACCCCGTTGGTCCCTTCGCGGGGCCGACCGGCCCCGAAGGAGTGCGGACGGCCGGCCGCGAAGTCGTACACGTGACGGACCATGGCACTGGTCTCCTACGACGCGCTCCGATTCGCGCGACCCCACTCACAAGGGCCGATCCCGGCCCGGAGGAGACCCCCGCGACGTGCGGGGACATGGGCCGAACGTCCCCGCCGAGGGCCGGTCCGCCCCTCGTGCGGCGTGCCGATCGGTGCGACCGTGAAATGGACCCCTGTGCTGCATGGAAGGCGGTGGGGACGATGACACTTCCCCTGGTCACGGGCGTCGACGGCTCCGAGGAGAGTCTGATGGCGGTCGACTGGGCGGTGGACGAGGCCGCCCGGCACGGTCTCCCGCTGAGGCTGGTGCATGCCTCACGCTGGGAGCGGTACGAGCGGGCCGTTCCGTCCCACAGCCTGAACCGCCCGTCGGAGCGCGTGTTCCTCGAGAATCTCGTGGCCACCGCGGCTGAACGCGCCGGGCGGCGCAATCCGGAGGTGAAGGTCACCACCGAGATCGTCCCCGACGACGCGGTGGACGCCCTCCTGCGCGACGACGACAACGCGTTCGCGCTCGTGACGGGCGCGCGCGGACGCGGTGAGCTGACGGGCCTGCTCCTCGGCTCCGTGGGCTTGGCCGTGGCGGCCCGTGCTCGGTGCCCGGTGATCGTTGTCCGGGGCGACAAGGCGGGCTTGGCCGGCTCCCACGAGAGGATCCTGCTGGGTGCGGGCGAGCCGGCGACCGGTGAGGAGGCCGTGCGCTTCGCCTTCGGCGAGGCCGAGGCACGCGGATGTGCCCTGGACGTCGTACGTGCCTGGCGCTGCCCCGCGCGCGAGAGCGCCGACGATCCCGCGCTCGCCGACGAACCGTCACGCGGGCACGAGGAGCGGGCCTCCGAACTGCTCGACGCGCTGCTGCGGGACGCCATGGCCGACCATCCGTGGGTCCGGGTACAACGCGTCGTGGTCGAGGGACCGGCTCACGGTGTCCTGGTGCGCCGCTCGGCAGCCGCCGACCTGGTGATCGTCGGGGCCCGGCGCAGGCACGGCCGCCTCGGGCTTCAGCTCGGCCGGGTGAGTCACACCCTCCTCCACCACGCGGACTGCCCGGTGGCGGTCGTGCCGCACACGGTGTGAGCCTCGTACGTGCCTGTGCGTGGCGTCCGAACAGGCCGACGTGCTGATGCTCCGCCCTCCCTTGGCGCCAACTGAACTCTGATGCCGCGGTCCACCACGTCGGTTGCCCCGTCGCCGTCGTGCCCCATTTCTAGAGGAGCCCCCGAGTTTCCAGAGAGCGCCCGAGAGCGCGGGCCCGTTCTCGAAGGACTCGCGACAGCGCGAACGGACGAAGGAGGCGACGGTCATGACAAGGCCAGTGGTAGCCGGCCTGGACGGTTCGAAGGAGAGCCTCGCCGCAGCCGACTGGGCGGCCAGGGAAGCCCTTCGCCGCGGACTGCCGCTCCGTCTGGTGCACGCCTGGGAGGGCCTGCCCGACGACGGCACCGCCGCGGACCTGCCCGAGATCCGGGCACCCCAGTACCACGCACGGCGGCTGCTGCGCGGGGCCGTCGACGTACTGCACGAGCGCTATCCGGGGCTGTACATCGCCGCCGACCAGGTACGCAGGCAGCCAGGTCCCGCGCTCCTGGCCGAGGCGGAGAACGCCGAGCTGCTGGTCATCGGAAGCCAGGGGACGAGCGGTGTCGGGGGGTTCCTCTCGGGGTCGGTCGCCATGACCACCGTGGCTCACGCCGACCGGCCCGTCGTCCTCGTACGGGCGGGCGGGACGGCGACGGACGAACACCTCCCCGACGCTCTCGGAAAGGCGTCGACCGACACCCCCTACCGTGACGTGGCGGTCGCCGTCGACGCCGGCGCGCCCTGCGACGCCGTCCTCGACCACGCGTTCCGCGCGGCCGAACTCCGTGCGGCGCCGCTGCGCGCCGCGTACGCCTGGCACGTGCCGCTCACCAGAGGTGTCCCGGGCGTCGAGGAGCGTGCGCGGATCCGGGAGGCGGCGGATCGGGCGCTCGCGGAGCGACTCGAACCCTGGCGTGCGAAGTACCCCGGCGCGGTCGTCCACGCGAACCTCCACGAGGGCCGCGCCGCCCACGTCCTCGTACGCGCGGCGGGCGGGGCCGGACTACTGGTGGTGGGCCGTCGTCGTCGGCGTACCGCGGTCGGCACCCACACCGGTCCGGTGGCCCACGCGTTGCTCCACCACATGCTCCAGCCGGTCGTGTTGGTCCCGCACGACTGACAGCCGCGCCGTTCGGTCGCCGCCCGCCCCCGGTCGCCGCCCCCCGCCCGCCCCGCCCCCGGCCCCGGGACCGTGTTCCGTCGCCGGGCCCGGCGACGAGTGAGGTGACGCCGGACGGCCCTGGCGGCCGGGTCGTCCGTCCCCCTCTCGACCTGCCCCATGCCGATGGCGGCCTGGCTCCCGGGTAATTCGACAACCTGCGCTCTGCCTCTGTGGCCTGAACAACGTCCTGCGTCCGCGCTTCACCCAGGAGGAGGAGAACTGCTTCTCGCCGGCGACCTCTCCGCCCGCCGGAGGCCGCCACCAGGGCTCATACGAGGGCTCACTCGATGTCCAGCACCTCGCCCGCGGGGCGGCGCGGTGTGCCACGGCCTGCCGGGCCGTATCCGATCCTGAGCACCATCTGGATGATTCCCATCGCCGGCTCCGGGTCGCGCGCGGCCCAGCGGAGTTCGGGCCATTCGAGGGCCTGGGAGGTGAGCGAGGTGGCGAGCCCGTCGAGGGTGGCCTGGAGCAGAACGCGTTCCATGGCCTGGCCCCCAGCAGCCAGTCCCCCTGCCGGTCGCCCGTGGTACCCAGTACGGCGAGCTGGGGCGTGTTCTCGAACGCGGCGGCCGCGCGGCCGGGAGGGCTTTCACCGTCGTCGTGCCGAGTTCGCGTACGGACATCGGTCCTGCCTCCCTTCAGGCCGACCGGCCATTCACGGAAGGGCGATTCCCGTCTCTCCACTGTTCCACGGAGGCCCCGGGCGTGCGGTGCCGGGCGCGTGACCGCGGAAGCCGGAGTCTGCGGGCGGGATGCCCCTGATCCGGCACGGTTCGGATCGGCCGATCGGTTCAGGGGCGGCGCCGGTCGGCGCTCTCTGCCCTGCGACGGCGGGGACATCGAGGCCGTCGCCATCACCCCGTTTCGTGAGCAGCAGTGATGGTGCCGCAGTGCGGGGACGGCAGCACCAGGCGGACGGTGAAGGACAGCCCCGGCATGGGGCCCCGTCGCAGCGCGGGCACTGCCGCACACATCGCCGGTTCATCCGGATCGGCCGGCGGCGGCGACCCGGCCGGCTCCCGGTCGGGCGCCCGGCGCCGGGCAGATGCTCGCCGCGCCTGCGACGGCGCCCTGAAGGGCGCCGTCGCAGGATGTGTCCGCCGGTACCGGTGCTTCTCGCCCGTTCCACGGCCACGCGCATCCCTAGTTGAGATCATTCCGATATGGCGACTTGAAGAAGTCTTCATATCGTGGGCACACGTAAGCCCAGGGCTCCGAGCGTCCTAGATTTCCAGCTGCTCCTCGACGCGCTTGAGGTGGTGGCGGGCCATCGCCAGGTTCGAACGCGCCCTGTCGAGCACGAGGTAGAGGAACAGGCCGTTGCCGCTGCGCCCGGCGACCGGTCGAATGAGGTGGTACTGCTTTCCGAGGGTGATCAGGATGTCCTCGATCCGGCTCTTGAGACCCAGCTGCTCCATGGCGCGCACCTTCGCGCGGACGACGTCCGTATTGCCGGCCGCGGCGATCGTCATGTCCAGATCCTTGCCGCCTCCCAGTGTGCCCAGGGCCATGCCGCTGGTGTAGTCGACGACGGCCGCCCCCAGCGCTCCCTCGGCCTCGGTCATCATTTCCTTCAGCGACACTTCCACACTCGCCATAGCGTTTCCCCTTGGTTGTCGGCTGGGTGACAAGACCGGAAATGACCGTCCTGCCACGTGACCGCACCGTAGGTGCGCGCCCGAGCCGCTCGCGGAGTATCTCCGAGGCTGACATCCAGTGACCGGGAGTGATCGCAGGAGCACCGCTTAACGACTGCTCCTGTTGAAATCGAGTACCAGAGGCGTTGCTGTGGAACCGAACCGTCGGCGTCTACCGA includes:
- a CDS encoding pyridoxamine 5'-phosphate oxidase family protein — protein: MYANDGFRELDRQECLALLATVPVGRIVYTRQALPAVLPVSFCLDRDGAMVVNTSASSELAGAIDGAVVALEADDLDAAAHSGWSVVAMGLATLVTDPVEHARLLRTGPLSWAPAPQEVFVRIAQGLVTGRELVGGHTVYGVRPPS
- a CDS encoding oleate hydratase: MGGAAPDRPARTRSCVMAKAYLVGSGIAALAAATFLIRDGGFDGSDIHLFEEQRTLGGSLDAGGTPDAGYTMRGGRMFEAEFRCTYDLLSGIPSLDDPAVSVTEEILAGHEDFAWDDIARLVDGDGKIVDTTSMGFSERDRLELVRCLATPEAHLDGKRITDCFGEHFFTTTFWFMWCTTFAFQPWHSAIEFRRYLRRFVHLFSEFASMSGIHRTRYNQYDSVVRPLTAWLQERGVTVHTGCHVTDLGFTPGIGSGTVETIHLNRGGFDEEVTVAPEDLVLVTNGSMTDASSLGSHTSAPPPAPHRSDAWLLWHRLARGRDDFGNPDAFDKHVKESRWESFTVTTKDPAFLKALEEFSGRPAGRGGLMTFTESNWLLTIVANRQPVYRDQPEDVGVWWGYGLFPGRAGNNTPKPMTMCTGREILEEVLHHLPFDERTAARILETSTVVPCVMPYITSQFLARRRDDRPRVVPKGAVNLAFIGQFAEVPDDVVFTVEYSVRTAWTAVAQLLKLDKHPPQVYKGHHDPHVLAAALETMHRR
- a CDS encoding universal stress protein; translation: MTSHHIVVGVDGSLISVRALDWAAAEAVRHGTGLRVLYAVPDRDEAAPVLGNAVSRTRARHPELPVEAIATEESAAHALARESADAVLTVVGTRGLGALTGPAFGSVSLRLAALAQGPLLVVRGDHPCDDGQDVVLGLADDTDVPAAEYAFQEAERRGARLRVLHSWSHRHITPELPSLIPTCGPGQEHKVREAREAGAEEAVPRYALTQLRDRHPGVIVETRTVRAAPADELLTATRKAAVVVIGAHRRTGVLGPRLGPVAHTLLRRAHCPVVVVPQVG
- a CDS encoding universal stress protein, producing MTLPLVTGVDGSEESLMAVDWAVDEAARHGLPLRLVHASRWERYERAVPSHSLNRPSERVFLENLVATAAERAGRRNPEVKVTTEIVPDDAVDALLRDDDNAFALVTGARGRGELTGLLLGSVGLAVAARARCPVIVVRGDKAGLAGSHERILLGAGEPATGEEAVRFAFGEAEARGCALDVVRAWRCPARESADDPALADEPSRGHEERASELLDALLRDAMADHPWVRVQRVVVEGPAHGVLVRRSAAADLVIVGARRRHGRLGLQLGRVSHTLLHHADCPVAVVPHTV
- the adhE gene encoding bifunctional acetaldehyde-CoA/alcohol dehydrogenase, with product MTRHDDRSATTDPAAAPSDIAVAVDGLVTTGLKALADYEALDQEQVDHIVKKASVAALDQHTKLARLAVEETGRGVFEDKAAKNMFACEYVTHSMGPMKTVGVIARDDIDDMTEVAEPVGVVCAITPVTNPTSTTVFKALMALKTRNPIVFAFHPSAQRCSAEAARIVRDAAVAAGAPEGCVQWIETPSVAATGTLMRHPGVSLILATGGNAMVKAAYSAGKPALGVGAGNVPAYVHRSADLRRAVNDLVLSKSFDNGMICASEQAVILDEEIYDAVLAEFRVLHAHLATAEEKAKLEAFLFPVGAAGAGCEPKVNSAAVGQSPAWIAEQAGFAVPADTSLILVEAARVGPDEPLTREKLCPVLAVLRAGSEQQGFDLAADMVAFHGQGHSAVIHTRDLALAESYGRRMKTVRIIVNAPSSQGAIGGIYNSLLPSLTLGCGSWGSTSVSNNVSAAQLLNIKRVSMRRNNLQWFKVPPKIYFEPGAIRYLASMPDVHRVTVVTDATMTRLGLVDRVERVLRRHREPVTIQVIDNVEPEPSIDSVRRGARLMGDFRPDTIIALGGGSPMDAAKVMWLLYEQQAEGKDVDFADMRHKFSDIRKRAFRFPVLGKLARLVCVPTTSGTGAEVTPFAVISDPVTGKKYPLADYALTPSVAVIDPLLTTALPRALAADSGFDALTHAIESYVSVYANDFTDGLALHAIRMIFENIEAAVNDRAARPEAQEKMHNAGTIAGMAFGNAFLGIVHAMSHTLGATFHVAHGRTNAVLLPHVIRYNGTIPTKLTGWPKYESYRAPERFQDIARTLGLPAATPAEGVEALASAVERLRDAVGIEPTFRSLGVDEHAFLDALPQQALNAYEDQCAPANPRMPMLDDMAELMRAAYYGHGVETGGTVPAN
- a CDS encoding flavodoxin domain-containing protein, with amino-acid sequence MTDTVLVTYGTTNGSTAQIAEAVADILRKDGLTVESRPARSVTGVAPYGAVVVGGALYAGRWHKDARRFVRRHRVELAERPVWFFSSGPLDASAAERDIPPVRGVQRTMVRLDVREHVTFGGRLEEGAKGRMAGMILRSGKGGDFRDFGAIEAWAHRIAEALAHT
- a CDS encoding universal stress protein, which produces MTRPVVAGLDGSKESLAAADWAAREALRRGLPLRLVHAWEGLPDDGTAADLPEIRAPQYHARRLLRGAVDVLHERYPGLYIAADQVRRQPGPALLAEAENAELLVIGSQGTSGVGGFLSGSVAMTTVAHADRPVVLVRAGGTATDEHLPDALGKASTDTPYRDVAVAVDAGAPCDAVLDHAFRAAELRAAPLRAAYAWHVPLTRGVPGVEERARIREAADRALAERLEPWRAKYPGAVVHANLHEGRAAHVLVRAAGGAGLLVVGRRRRRTAVGTHTGPVAHALLHHMLQPVVLVPHD